The genomic window GGGCCCTGGAACAGCCGCTTCATGGCCGACGACTCCATGCGGATCGTCACCCCGGTGGTCAGCGCGGTGCTCGCCGCCACCATCGATTTCCTCGCCGACCACGACATCAACACCGACCGGTTCACCAACCGCGGCCTGATCATGCGCTCCGAGCTGCAGGGCGTCCGGCCCTTCAAGTCGGACGTCTACGACGCCTGGTGACCAGAGGCCAAAACGCTGCGGGGCCCGGTGTTCGCACCGGGCCCCGCGGCTTTACGGCGCCGCCTACGGCTGCGGCCAGGCGTCGGCCAGCATCTTGCGGGTGTCGGCCAGCAGCTGCGGCAGCACCTTGGTGTGCCCCACCACCGGCATGAAGTTGGTGTCCCCGCCCCAGCGCGGCACCACGTGCTGGTGCAGGTGCGCCGCGATCCCGGCTCCGGCGGCCGCACCCTGGTTCATCCCGATGTTGAAGCCGTGCGCCCCCGAGGCCGCCCGCAGCGCGGTCATCGCCTGCTTGGTCAGCAGCGCGACCTCGACGGTCTCCTCCTCGGTCAGCTCCGTGTAGTCGGCCACGTGCCGGTACGGGACCAGCATCAGGTGACCGCCGTTGTAGGGGTACAGGTTGAGCACCGCGAAGGCGTGCAGCCCGCGCTTGATGATCAGCCCGTCCTCGTCGCTGAGCGACGGAATCGAGCAGAACGGGCAACCGTCATCGGGGGCAGGCCCGGTGGGCTTGTTCTCACCCTGGATGTAGGCCATCCGATGGGGCGTCCACAGGCGCCGGAAGCCGTCCGGCTCCCCGACACCCTGCTGCAGTTCCGGCTCACTCGTCATGTCGATCAGCATATTCGGCCGGACCCCCCGCCAAACCAGTGTGGGGCGGACTCCTCGCAAGGAGTCCGCCCCACACCCGTCACTCAGGTCACACCTGGATCCGGCGCTCCACCGCGTCCACGATCTCGGCCACGGCCTCGGCGACCGGGACGGCGTTCTTCTGCTCGCCGCTGCGGTAGCGGAAGCTCACCGCGCCGGCCTCGACGTCGTCGTTGCCCGCGATCAGCATGAACGGAATCTTGCTCTTCTGAGCGGTCCTGATCTTCTTCTGCATCCGCTCGTCCGAGGCGTCCACCTCGACCCGGATCCCGCGCTTCTTCAGCTCGGCCGCCACCTCCTGGAGGTACGGCACGTGCTCCTCGGTGATCGGGATGCCGACCACGGTGACCGGCGCCAGCCACGGCGGCATCGCACCGGCGTAGTGCTCCAGCAGCACCGCGAAGAAGCGCTCGATGCTGCCGAACAGCGCCCGGTGGATCATCACCGGCCGCTGCCGGTTGCCGTCCGCACCCTGGAACTCCAGCTCGAAACGGTTCGGCAGCTGGAAGTCGACCTGGATGGTCGACATCTGCCAGGTGCGCCCGATCGCGTCCCGCGCCTGGACCGAGATCTTCGGGCCGTAGAAAGCCGCACCCTCGGGGTCGAGGACCAGTTCGAGGTTCTGCTTCTCGGCCGCCGCGCGCAGCGTCTCGGTGGCCTCCTCCCAGTCCTCGTCCGAGCCGATCGACTTCTCCGGGTCCCGGGTGGAGAGCTCCAGGTAGAAGTCGGTCAGGCCGTAGTCGCGCAGCAGGTCCAGCACGAAGGTGAGCAGCGAGTCGAGCTCGCCGGCCATCTGCTCCTTGGTGCAGTAGATGTGCGCGTCGTCCTGGGTGAAGCCGCGGGCGCGGGTCAGGCCGTGCACCACGCCCGACTTCTCGTACCGGTACACCGTGCCGAACTCGAAGAGCCGCAGCGGCAGTTCACGGTAGGACCGACCGCGCGAGCGGTAGATCAGGTTGTGCATCGGGCAGTTCATCGGCTTGAGGTAGTAGTCGTTCTCGCCGTCGAGCTGCATGGGGGGGTACATGCCGTCGGCGTACCAGTCCAGGTGACCGGAGAGCTCGAACAGCGTGCCCTTGGTGGCGTGCGGGGTGTAGACGAACTCGTAGCCCGCCTCCTCGTGCCGCTTGCGCGAGTAGTCCTCCATGGCCCGGCGCATCACGCCGCCCTTGGGGTGG from Kitasatospora sp. NBC_01250 includes these protein-coding regions:
- a CDS encoding HIT family protein; translation: MLIDMTSEPELQQGVGEPDGFRRLWTPHRMAYIQGENKPTGPAPDDGCPFCSIPSLSDEDGLIIKRGLHAFAVLNLYPYNGGHLMLVPYRHVADYTELTEEETVEVALLTKQAMTALRAASGAHGFNIGMNQGAAAGAGIAAHLHQHVVPRWGGDTNFMPVVGHTKVLPQLLADTRKMLADAWPQP
- the thrS gene encoding threonine--tRNA ligase, which codes for MTDVRVIINREPDREERVVTTGTTAAELFADDRGVIAARVAGALKDLAYQLQDGDEVEPVELTSPDGLNILRHSTAHVMAQAVQEIFPEAKLGIGPPIKDGFYYDFDVEKPFHPDDLKAIEKKMQEIIKKGQKFSRRVVTDEAAREELAGEPYKLELIGLKGSAATAGEGADVEVGGGELTIYDNLDPKSGELCWGDLCRGPHLPSTRMIPAFKIMRSAAAYWRGSEKNKQLQRLYGTAWPTKDELKAHLDFLTEAAKRDHRKLGSELDLFSIPEEIGSGLAVFHPKGGVMRRAMEDYSRKRHEEAGYEFVYTPHATKGTLFELSGHLDWYADGMYPPMQLDGENDYYLKPMNCPMHNLIYRSRGRSYRELPLRLFEFGTVYRYEKSGVVHGLTRARGFTQDDAHIYCTKEQMAGELDSLLTFVLDLLRDYGLTDFYLELSTRDPEKSIGSDEDWEEATETLRAAAEKQNLELVLDPEGAAFYGPKISVQARDAIGRTWQMSTIQVDFQLPNRFELEFQGADGNRQRPVMIHRALFGSIERFFAVLLEHYAGAMPPWLAPVTVVGIPITEEHVPYLQEVAAELKKRGIRVEVDASDERMQKKIRTAQKSKIPFMLIAGNDDVEAGAVSFRYRSGEQKNAVPVAEAVAEIVDAVERRIQV